One stretch of Chitinophaga pendula DNA includes these proteins:
- a CDS encoding ribonuclease HII: MLLSYHQQELVEAGCDEAGRGCLAGPVYAAAVILPHRFRHPLLNDSKQLKAAERDTLRYVIEKEAICYAVASVDNEEIDRINILKASFRAMHLALEKLTQQPGFILIDGNRFTPYANVPHACIIKGDGKYASIAAASILAKTYRDEHMSQLHEEYPHFGWQVNKGYPTIQHRNAIRQHGDTPYHRKSFRLLPDQLALDLDF, translated from the coding sequence TTGCTGTTATCATATCATCAACAAGAACTTGTGGAAGCCGGCTGCGATGAAGCCGGAAGAGGTTGTTTGGCCGGCCCGGTATACGCCGCTGCCGTCATACTGCCCCACCGGTTCCGTCATCCGTTACTGAATGATTCCAAACAACTCAAAGCAGCAGAAAGAGACACACTACGCTATGTAATTGAGAAAGAAGCTATTTGTTATGCGGTAGCCAGCGTGGACAATGAAGAAATAGACCGGATCAATATCCTTAAAGCCTCTTTCAGGGCCATGCACCTCGCATTGGAAAAGTTGACCCAACAACCGGGATTTATCCTGATAGATGGGAACCGCTTCACACCATACGCTAATGTGCCACATGCCTGTATCATAAAGGGAGATGGGAAATATGCCAGTATCGCCGCAGCGTCCATACTGGCCAAAACATACCGGGACGAACATATGTCACAACTCCACGAGGAATATCCGCATTTCGGCTGGCAGGTTAACAAGGGATATCCCACCATCCAGCACCGTAACGCAATCCGGCAACATGGAGATACGCCATATCACAGAAAATCATTCCGCCTGCTTCCTGACCAATTAGCCCTGGATTTGGACTTTTGA
- the rpoN gene encoding RNA polymerase factor sigma-54 encodes MLKQTQQQKLLQKLSPQQIQLMKLLQVPTANLDERIKEELEENPALEYGEEDTQEEDFNNNNDAAEDFNTAEEGEDDFDPDGSENEYDNIDISEYVSEGDDDIADYRLRDDNYPDPDENKTIPVRVETSFHEHLLGQLGMLELEDRQARIAQQIIGSIDDDGYLRREVSAIVDDLSFSQNVSTDEEEIKTLIKRIQEFDPPGVCCTDLRECLLLQLKRRDQDDPGVQTATHILENYFDEFTKKHYEKIQKALGLNDEGLKDAIGQIIRLNPKPGGNYATLNKAESYVVPDFFIFNNNGKLELTLNSKNAPDLRISEGYKEMLREYDRGDKKDKRQKEAVLFIKQKIDAAKWFIDAIKQRQHTLLSTMQSIMGYQHDFFTTGDETTMKPMILKDIADITQLDISTVSRVANSKYVQTEFGTFKLKFFFSESLSTDSGEEVSTREVKKILSDLIESENKRKPLSDEHLTKMLQDKGYNIARRTVAKYREQLNIPVARLRKEL; translated from the coding sequence ATGTTAAAGCAGACACAACAGCAGAAATTATTGCAGAAATTGTCGCCTCAGCAGATTCAACTGATGAAACTGCTGCAGGTCCCTACAGCTAATCTGGATGAACGCATCAAAGAAGAGCTGGAAGAAAATCCTGCGCTCGAATATGGAGAAGAAGATACGCAGGAAGAAGATTTCAATAATAATAATGACGCTGCAGAAGATTTTAATACGGCAGAAGAAGGAGAAGACGACTTCGATCCCGATGGCAGCGAAAATGAATACGATAATATCGATATCTCAGAATATGTAAGCGAAGGCGACGACGATATCGCTGACTATCGCCTGCGGGATGATAACTATCCCGACCCGGACGAAAACAAAACCATCCCCGTAAGAGTAGAAACATCCTTCCACGAACACCTGCTGGGCCAACTGGGCATGCTGGAACTGGAAGACCGTCAGGCCCGCATCGCACAACAAATAATCGGTAGCATCGACGACGATGGATACCTCCGCCGCGAAGTAAGTGCCATCGTAGATGACCTTTCCTTCTCCCAGAATGTCAGCACCGACGAGGAAGAAATCAAAACCCTGATCAAAAGGATACAGGAATTCGATCCCCCCGGCGTATGCTGCACCGACCTGAGAGAATGCCTCCTGCTGCAACTGAAACGAAGAGATCAGGACGACCCGGGCGTGCAAACAGCCACCCACATCCTGGAAAACTACTTCGACGAATTCACCAAAAAACACTACGAGAAAATTCAAAAAGCCCTGGGCCTCAATGACGAAGGATTAAAAGACGCGATCGGTCAGATCATACGCCTCAATCCCAAACCAGGTGGCAATTACGCTACCCTCAATAAAGCAGAAAGCTACGTCGTACCAGACTTCTTTATTTTCAATAATAACGGCAAACTGGAACTCACACTCAATTCCAAAAATGCCCCCGACCTCCGCATCTCAGAAGGCTACAAAGAAATGCTCCGCGAATACGATCGCGGTGATAAAAAAGATAAACGCCAGAAAGAAGCCGTCCTCTTTATCAAGCAAAAGATCGATGCCGCCAAATGGTTCATCGACGCCATCAAACAACGGCAACATACCTTGCTGTCCACCATGCAATCCATCATGGGCTATCAACACGACTTCTTCACAACAGGCGACGAAACCACGATGAAACCAATGATCCTCAAAGACATTGCAGACATCACCCAACTGGATATCTCCACCGTCTCCCGCGTAGCCAACAGCAAATACGTACAAACAGAGTTCGGTACCTTCAAACTGAAATTTTTCTTCTCTGAATCACTCTCCACCGACAGCGGTGAAGAAGTATCCACCAGAGAAGTGAAAAAAATACTGTCCGACCTGATCGAGTCCGAAAACAAACGTAAACCGCTCAGCGACGAACACCTTACCAAAATGCTGCAGGACAAAGGCTACAATATCGCCCGGCGCACCGTGGCAAAATACCGGGAACAACTCAACATCCCTGTAGCCCGCCTCCGAAAAGAACTTTGA
- the recA gene encoding recombinase RecA: MSTANTDKLKALRLTMDKIEKDFGKGSVMMMGEKAADAMEVISTGSLGLDIALGIGGLPKGRIIEIYGPESSGKTTIAIHTIAEAQKKGGICAIIDAEHAFDSSYAQRLGVDVDSLLISQPDHGEQALEIADRLILSGAVDVVVIDSVAALVPKGELEGEMGESKMGLQARLMSQALRKLTATIAKTNCCCIFINQLREKIGVMFGNPETTTGGNALKFYASVRLDIRRMTQIKDGDEAVGNRVKVKIVKNKVAPPFRQAEFDIIFGYGISKTGELIDMGVEYGVIQKSGSWFSYEGNKLGQGRDAVKQLLTDNPEVATEVEVKIKAKIAEKQQEA, from the coding sequence ATGTCTACAGCTAATACTGACAAACTCAAAGCACTGCGTCTCACCATGGACAAGATCGAGAAAGATTTCGGAAAGGGATCTGTGATGATGATGGGAGAGAAAGCAGCAGATGCAATGGAAGTAATATCCACCGGCTCTCTGGGCCTGGATATAGCGCTGGGTATCGGAGGCCTTCCCAAAGGCAGGATCATTGAAATATATGGACCAGAATCTTCCGGTAAAACGACAATAGCCATTCATACAATCGCAGAAGCACAGAAAAAAGGCGGCATCTGCGCAATAATAGATGCGGAGCATGCCTTCGATAGCAGCTACGCACAAAGATTAGGAGTAGATGTAGACTCCCTCCTGATCTCCCAACCCGATCATGGTGAACAGGCCCTGGAAATCGCCGATCGCCTGATCCTCTCCGGAGCAGTAGATGTAGTCGTGATAGACTCCGTAGCTGCCCTGGTACCTAAAGGTGAACTGGAAGGTGAAATGGGCGAAAGCAAAATGGGCTTACAGGCACGCCTCATGTCCCAGGCCCTGCGTAAACTGACCGCTACCATCGCCAAAACAAACTGTTGCTGCATATTCATCAACCAGCTACGTGAAAAGATCGGCGTAATGTTCGGTAACCCCGAAACAACCACCGGCGGTAATGCACTCAAATTCTACGCATCCGTTCGCCTCGACATCCGCCGTATGACACAGATCAAAGACGGTGACGAAGCAGTAGGTAACCGCGTAAAAGTTAAAATAGTAAAGAATAAAGTAGCGCCCCCATTCCGTCAAGCCGAATTCGATATCATCTTCGGATATGGTATCTCCAAAACAGGCGAACTGATAGATATGGGCGTAGAATACGGCGTCATTCAAAAGAGTGGCAGCTGGTTCAGCTATGAAGGCAATAAATTAGGACAAGGCCGTGATGCAGTAAAACAACTCCTCACCGACAATCCTGAAGTGGCAACCGAAGTGGAAGTGAAAATTAAAGCCAAAATAGCCGAAAAACAACAAGAAGCTTAA
- the typA gene encoding translational GTPase TypA produces the protein MNIRNIAIIAHVDHGKTTLVDKILHQANVFRANQETGDLIMDSNDLEKERGITIFSKNASVEYKGTKINVIDTPGHADFGGEVERVLKMADGVILLVDAFEGPMPQTRFVLQKALQLHLKPIVVINKVDKPNCRPDEVHDSVFELFFNLDATEEQLNFPTFYGSGKNGWFNSSLTQSEDITPLMDGILQYVPEPKVSEGTLQLQITSLDYSSFLGRIAVGKVTRGEIRENQPIALMQADGSIKKSRVKELYVFEALGKKRVTEVVAGDICAVVGLEDFNIGDTIADAENPEALPIISVDEPTMNMLFGINNSPFFGKDGKFVTSRHLRDRLVKETEKNLALRVVDSDNADTFLVYGRGILHLGVLIETMRREGYELTVGQPQVLIKHVDGKKCEPYEILVVDVPQEFASKVIDLVTRRKGEMLIMETKGEMQHLEFDIPSRGLIGLRTQMLTATAGEAVMAHRFSDYKPWKGPIPGRNNGVLIAKEAGSTTGYSLDKLQDRGSFFVDPGEEVYRGMIIGENNKPGDLVVNANEGKKLTNMRASGSDAATNIAPKILMTLEECMEYIQHDECIEVTPNHIRMRKTILDEEERKKSAKMMKAEEVK, from the coding sequence ATGAATATTCGTAATATCGCAATTATTGCGCACGTAGACCACGGTAAAACGACATTGGTTGATAAAATCCTTCATCAGGCGAACGTTTTCCGGGCTAACCAGGAGACCGGTGACCTGATCATGGATAGCAACGACCTGGAGAAGGAGCGTGGTATCACCATCTTTAGTAAGAACGCATCTGTGGAGTACAAGGGTACCAAGATCAATGTGATCGATACCCCAGGCCACGCCGACTTTGGTGGTGAGGTAGAGCGTGTATTGAAAATGGCGGACGGTGTGATCCTGCTGGTAGATGCTTTTGAAGGTCCGATGCCCCAGACACGTTTCGTGTTGCAAAAAGCATTGCAACTGCATCTGAAACCTATTGTGGTGATCAACAAGGTTGATAAACCTAACTGTCGCCCGGATGAGGTACATGATTCTGTATTCGAATTATTCTTTAACCTGGATGCTACTGAAGAGCAGCTGAACTTCCCTACCTTCTATGGTTCTGGTAAAAATGGCTGGTTCAACAGTTCCCTGACGCAAAGTGAAGATATTACTCCGCTGATGGATGGTATCCTGCAATATGTACCGGAGCCTAAAGTGAGCGAAGGTACTTTACAGCTGCAGATTACTTCACTGGATTATTCTTCTTTCCTCGGTCGTATTGCGGTAGGTAAAGTAACCCGTGGTGAGATCCGTGAGAACCAGCCGATTGCTTTGATGCAAGCAGATGGTTCTATCAAGAAGTCCCGCGTGAAAGAACTGTATGTATTTGAAGCGCTTGGTAAGAAGAGAGTAACGGAGGTAGTGGCCGGTGATATCTGTGCGGTAGTGGGTCTGGAAGATTTCAACATTGGTGATACCATTGCTGATGCGGAAAACCCGGAAGCACTGCCGATCATCAGTGTAGATGAGCCTACCATGAACATGCTGTTTGGTATCAACAACTCTCCGTTCTTTGGTAAAGATGGTAAGTTCGTGACTTCCCGTCACTTACGTGATCGTTTGGTGAAAGAGACGGAAAAGAACCTGGCTTTGCGTGTAGTTGACTCTGACAATGCGGATACTTTCCTCGTATACGGTCGTGGTATCCTTCACCTGGGTGTATTGATCGAAACAATGCGTCGTGAAGGTTATGAATTGACAGTAGGACAGCCGCAGGTATTGATAAAACATGTGGATGGTAAGAAATGTGAGCCATATGAGATATTAGTAGTAGATGTACCGCAGGAATTCGCCAGCAAAGTGATCGACCTGGTCACTCGTCGTAAGGGTGAGATGCTGATCATGGAGACTAAAGGTGAAATGCAACACCTGGAATTCGATATTCCTTCCCGTGGTCTGATCGGTTTGCGTACGCAAATGTTGACTGCTACTGCTGGTGAGGCAGTAATGGCGCACCGTTTCAGCGATTACAAACCCTGGAAAGGCCCGATCCCTGGTCGTAACAACGGTGTATTGATCGCGAAAGAAGCGGGTTCTACCACTGGTTATTCTCTGGACAAACTGCAGGATAGAGGTTCTTTCTTCGTAGATCCAGGAGAAGAGGTGTACAGAGGTATGATCATTGGTGAGAACAATAAACCGGGTGACCTGGTAGTAAATGCCAACGAGGGTAAGAAGCTGACCAACATGCGTGCGAGCGGAAGTGATGCGGCTACTAACATTGCTCCTAAGATCCTGATGACACTGGAAGAGTGTATGGAATATATCCAGCACGATGAGTGTATCGAGGTAACGCCTAACCACATCCGTATGCGTAAGACCATCCTGGATGAGGAAGAGCGTAAGAAATCTGCTAAGATGATGAAAGCAGAAGAGGTAAAATAG
- a CDS encoding alpha/beta fold hydrolase yields MKVRSTMHRHILALLILLLLHTALIAQKITPMDAVLSDYNYPYPVHFFSLKSQGQELQMAFMDVQPTQPNGKTILLLHGKNFCGAYWDSTAADLSQAGYRVIIPDQIGFGKSSKPPRLQYTFQLLAEQTKALLDSLKVPKTAILGHSMGGMLATRFTLMYPGLVSALILENPIGLEDWKLKVPYQSVDKWYSSELQQDYTKIKQYQLDNYYAGKWKPAFEKWATLLAGWTVGPDYAQVAWNAALTYDMIFTQPVCYEFSQIKVPTLLIIGQRDRTALGKANVSDAVRKTMGDYPTLGKETAQQITHAKLVPLEGVGHLPHIEAYQAFITPLLEFLQAN; encoded by the coding sequence ATGAAAGTCCGTTCTACGATGCACCGCCATATACTGGCACTATTAATCTTACTGTTACTCCACACCGCCCTCATCGCCCAGAAGATTACCCCAATGGATGCTGTACTGAGTGATTATAACTATCCATATCCGGTACACTTCTTCTCACTCAAAAGCCAGGGTCAGGAACTGCAAATGGCTTTTATGGACGTACAACCGACCCAGCCAAATGGGAAGACCATACTACTGCTACATGGCAAGAATTTTTGCGGTGCTTATTGGGACAGCACAGCAGCCGACCTCTCACAGGCCGGATACCGGGTCATTATACCAGACCAGATCGGCTTCGGTAAATCCTCTAAACCACCACGCTTACAATATACCTTCCAGCTATTGGCTGAACAGACGAAGGCCTTGCTGGATAGCCTTAAAGTGCCTAAAACAGCTATTCTCGGACACTCTATGGGTGGTATGCTGGCTACCAGGTTCACCTTGATGTACCCCGGGCTGGTATCTGCCCTGATACTAGAAAATCCTATAGGACTCGAAGATTGGAAACTTAAAGTCCCCTATCAATCCGTCGACAAATGGTATTCCTCCGAATTACAACAGGACTATACCAAGATCAAACAATATCAACTCGACAATTATTATGCAGGAAAATGGAAGCCGGCATTTGAGAAATGGGCTACACTCCTGGCGGGATGGACAGTAGGCCCGGACTATGCACAGGTAGCCTGGAACGCCGCTCTCACCTATGACATGATCTTCACACAACCTGTGTGCTACGAATTCAGTCAGATCAAAGTTCCCACCTTGCTGATCATCGGACAAAGGGATCGTACCGCTTTGGGAAAGGCCAATGTATCCGATGCCGTCCGTAAAACAATGGGAGATTATCCAACATTAGGTAAAGAAACAGCGCAGCAGATAACACATGCGAAACTGGTACCGCTGGAAGGAGTCGGCCACCTGCCACATATTGAAGCCTATCAGGCATTCATTACTCCGTTATTGGAATTTTTACAGGCGAATTGA
- a CDS encoding patatin-like phospholipase family protein yields MKAKLLLVKIYYSFPIQLLLLHFRKYQVLLIFWLILFSTINGGFAKVFGGDALYLDPEYLGNVNFYSTTILGIAAGIFTMSWHITTFILHTGRFKFLATTTQPFFKYCLNNSIIPLAFLLCLLFRGWEYQRYQQLSSFPEILLLAEGFVCGYLFVIFFSFFYFFNADKNIGRRLERKFGNTRNFLKMVLKPTQEPDENALPVHNYFNTPWKVRRARNVDHYNKHYLDSILKQHHFAAMITVGLALVFLVILAFMMDYTVFRIPAGASVMLFFAFLIGIAGAYAYVLQSWAIPMLLVILFALNWMVEHDWVDNRNKAYGLSYRMKKERPEYSASALQDFFTKERADNDTEQTRKILENWRSHFPKGEKPMLVVMNFSGGGSRAATWSMNVLQRLDSMMAGDLMKHTVLMTGASGGMMGATYFRELYYRKQQGAPIQLNDTAYTARISKDLLNSVFSAMAVNDFIIPFRTFRIGNNHYAKDRGYAFERQLNTNTGHVLERTLREYQLPEQQALIPMLVWNATINADGRRLLISPQPVSYLCAPEYEFPTRPIRDVDGVDFAQYFAVQGAMDLRVTSAIRMCATFPYVLPNVYLPSTPIVDVMDAGIRDNFGQQTSLRFLYTFRDWINTHTAGVIFLQVRDTRKNDIAAIKKTKGLSDLMFEPLFTMQQHWSAMQDFSQDHLINYVEGYFPDKFHRVILQYVPQQESKAAALSWHLTSREKADIAIALENPANTSAFNYIMQLMREKKR; encoded by the coding sequence ATGAAAGCGAAGTTGCTGTTGGTCAAGATCTACTATTCATTCCCTATACAGTTGCTACTGTTGCATTTTCGCAAGTATCAGGTATTGCTGATATTCTGGTTGATCCTGTTTAGTACGATCAATGGTGGTTTTGCCAAAGTATTTGGTGGAGACGCGTTGTACCTGGACCCGGAATACCTGGGGAATGTAAACTTTTACAGTACAACGATATTAGGCATAGCTGCTGGTATCTTTACCATGAGCTGGCATATTACGACCTTTATCCTGCATACGGGCCGGTTTAAATTTCTTGCCACCACCACACAGCCGTTTTTCAAATACTGTTTGAACAATTCCATTATTCCGCTGGCATTTTTGCTATGTCTGTTATTCCGGGGATGGGAATATCAGCGTTACCAACAGCTAAGCAGCTTTCCCGAGATATTGCTGCTGGCGGAAGGTTTTGTTTGTGGATACCTTTTTGTGATCTTCTTTTCTTTCTTTTATTTTTTTAATGCGGATAAAAATATAGGACGGCGGCTGGAGCGGAAATTCGGTAATACCCGCAACTTCCTGAAGATGGTGCTGAAGCCGACACAGGAGCCGGATGAGAATGCATTGCCTGTCCACAACTACTTTAATACACCCTGGAAGGTACGGAGAGCAAGGAATGTGGACCACTATAACAAACATTACCTGGATAGTATTCTGAAGCAGCACCATTTTGCAGCGATGATCACGGTAGGGTTGGCGCTGGTATTCCTGGTTATACTGGCCTTTATGATGGACTATACGGTATTTCGTATACCGGCGGGCGCCAGTGTGATGTTGTTCTTTGCTTTTCTTATAGGCATTGCTGGTGCATATGCTTATGTGTTGCAGAGCTGGGCTATACCTATGTTGCTGGTGATCTTGTTTGCGCTGAACTGGATGGTGGAGCATGATTGGGTGGATAACCGTAATAAGGCGTATGGCCTAAGTTACCGGATGAAGAAGGAGCGGCCGGAATATAGTGCCAGTGCGCTACAGGACTTTTTTACCAAGGAACGGGCGGATAATGATACTGAGCAAACACGGAAGATATTGGAGAACTGGCGTTCTCATTTTCCGAAAGGAGAGAAGCCTATGCTGGTAGTGATGAATTTCAGTGGCGGGGGGTCGCGTGCCGCAACGTGGAGTATGAATGTTTTGCAGCGATTGGATAGTATGATGGCAGGCGACCTGATGAAACATACGGTTTTGATGACGGGTGCCTCCGGAGGTATGATGGGCGCTACTTATTTCAGGGAACTGTATTACCGCAAACAGCAAGGCGCTCCGATCCAACTGAATGATACTGCTTATACTGCCCGTATCTCAAAAGATCTGCTTAATTCTGTTTTCTCTGCAATGGCTGTGAATGACTTCATCATACCTTTCCGGACTTTTCGTATTGGTAACAATCATTACGCGAAGGATCGCGGATATGCATTTGAACGCCAGCTGAATACAAATACAGGGCACGTATTGGAGAGAACATTGCGGGAATATCAGCTACCCGAACAGCAAGCCTTGATACCAATGCTGGTATGGAATGCTACTATCAACGCTGATGGGCGTCGGTTGTTGATTTCCCCGCAGCCGGTGAGCTATTTATGTGCGCCGGAATATGAATTTCCGACCCGACCTATACGGGATGTGGATGGGGTGGATTTTGCGCAGTATTTTGCTGTGCAAGGAGCTATGGATCTGCGGGTGACGAGTGCTATCCGCATGTGTGCCACTTTCCCGTATGTACTTCCAAATGTATATTTGCCGAGTACGCCGATCGTAGATGTGATGGATGCAGGCATCCGGGATAACTTCGGTCAGCAGACATCCTTAAGATTTCTGTATACTTTCCGGGATTGGATCAATACGCATACTGCCGGCGTTATCTTTTTGCAGGTGAGAGATACACGTAAAAACGATATTGCTGCGATTAAAAAAACAAAAGGACTGAGCGATCTCATGTTCGAACCTTTGTTTACCATGCAACAGCATTGGAGTGCGATGCAGGACTTTAGTCAGGATCACCTGATTAACTACGTAGAAGGATATTTTCCTGATAAATTTCACCGGGTGATCCTGCAGTATGTGCCTCAGCAAGAAAGTAAAGCAGCTGCCCTAAGCTGGCATCTTACCAGCAGGGAAAAAGCAGACATTGCTATTGCATTGGAAAACCCTGCCAACACCAGTGCTTTCAACTATATTATGCAGTTAATGCGCGAAAAAAAGCGCTGA
- a CDS encoding COX15/CtaA family protein, translating to MEKMTSNHRPVAIWLYIGVGMIIVQVLLGGLTRLTGSGLSITEWKPILGALPPMNEQAWQKAFEQYQQIAQYKYVNNHFTLSDFKFIFFWEWLHRDWARLMGLVFAVPFIYFLIRRKIDRTMVNPMIILFVLGALQGAVGWIMVKSGLNEENLYVSHIRLAAHFIAALILLCYVLWFAMKLSVPRSEILNVPGLRKLNVWLLGLLTVQLIYGAFMAGLHAALSANTWPDINGMWVPGGMFVKGGFVTDITHNHITIQFIHRGLAYLITLLVALWWWKASQTPESSLLHRVRYLPLLLVLLQVLLGVLTILNSDVHIPISYGILHQFVGMLLLLSLVWTFYLTQKAPAVGYL from the coding sequence ATGGAAAAAATGACGTCAAATCACAGGCCGGTAGCGATCTGGCTTTATATAGGAGTCGGGATGATCATCGTACAGGTGCTATTGGGGGGACTGACCAGGTTAACCGGATCGGGGTTATCTATTACGGAGTGGAAGCCAATACTAGGTGCTTTGCCGCCGATGAATGAGCAAGCTTGGCAAAAGGCGTTTGAACAGTACCAGCAGATAGCGCAGTACAAATATGTGAATAATCACTTTACGCTCTCTGATTTTAAGTTTATTTTCTTCTGGGAGTGGCTACATCGTGACTGGGCCAGGTTGATGGGTCTGGTGTTTGCGGTCCCGTTTATTTATTTCCTGATAAGGCGGAAGATAGACCGGACGATGGTGAATCCCATGATCATATTATTTGTGTTGGGGGCGTTGCAGGGGGCGGTAGGCTGGATCATGGTAAAAAGTGGGCTGAATGAAGAGAATTTATACGTAAGTCATATTCGTCTCGCGGCACATTTTATTGCCGCACTGATATTATTATGCTATGTTTTATGGTTTGCCATGAAACTCAGTGTTCCACGTAGTGAGATACTGAATGTTCCCGGGCTACGCAAACTGAACGTATGGTTGTTAGGCCTGCTGACTGTGCAACTGATCTACGGTGCTTTTATGGCGGGGTTGCATGCTGCACTCAGTGCTAATACCTGGCCGGATATTAATGGCATGTGGGTGCCCGGCGGCATGTTTGTTAAAGGAGGTTTTGTGACAGACATTACGCATAATCATATTACCATACAATTCATTCACCGGGGGCTTGCCTACCTTATTACCCTACTGGTGGCTTTATGGTGGTGGAAAGCCTCACAAACGCCGGAGAGCAGCCTGTTACATCGTGTAAGGTATCTGCCGTTGTTGCTGGTTTTACTACAGGTGCTGCTAGGAGTACTCACGATCCTCAACAGTGATGTGCATATCCCTATCTCTTACGGTATTTTGCACCAGTTTGTAGGTATGTTGTTGTTATTGTCGTTGGTATGGACTTTTTACCTCACACAAAAAGCTCCAGCTGTCGGATATTTATGA